From Antennarius striatus isolate MH-2024 chromosome 9, ASM4005453v1, whole genome shotgun sequence, one genomic window encodes:
- the rps27.2 gene encoding 40S ribosomal protein S27.2 yields MPLARDLLHPSPEEERKRHKKKRLVQCPNSYFMDVKCPGCYKITTVFSHAQTVVLCVGCSTVLCQPTGGKARLTEGCSFRRKQH; encoded by the exons ATGCCT CTCGCAAGGGATTTGTTACACCCAAGCccagaggaggaaaggaagagacacaagaaaaaaagacttgttCAGTGTCCTAATTCATATTTTATGGATGTCAAATGTCCAG GTTGCTATAAAATCACCACAGTATTCAGTCACGCCCAGACTGTAGTGCTGTGTGTTGGCTGTTCGACTGTCCTCTGTCAGCCTACTGGAGGGAAAGCTCGTCTTACAGAAG GATGCTCATTCAGGAGGAAACAGCACTAG
- the rab13 gene encoding ras-related protein Rab-13: MAKKYDFLFKLLLIGDSGVGKTCLIIRFAEDNFNSTYISTIGIDFKVKTIDVDGKKVKLQVWDTAGQERFKTITTAYYRGAMGIILVYDITDEKSFENIQNWMKSIKENASAGVSRLLLGNKCDIEAKRKVSKETGEKLAKDHGIRFFETSAKSSINVEESFLSLALDILHKSGKKSGPAGREVKITSSAEKKSSKCALL, translated from the exons ATGGCGAAAAAGTATGATTTCCTTTTCAAATTGTTACTCATTGGGGACAGCGGAGTTGGCAAAACGTGTCTGATCATACGTTTTGCTGAGGACAATTTCAACTCCACATACATTTCTACCATCG GCATCGACTTTAAAGTGAAAACAATTGATGTGGATGGAAAGAAAGTGAAACTACAAGTCTG GGACACAGCAGGACAGGAAAGGTTCAAGACCATTACGACAGCCTACTACCGAGGAGCCATG GGCATCATCCTGGTGTACGACATCACAGACGAGAAGTCCTTCGAAAATATTCAGAACTGGATGAAGAGCATCAAAGAA AATGCATCAGCTGGGGTCAGTCGACTGTTACTAGGTAATAAGTGTGACATTGAAGCAAAGCGCAAAGTTTCCAAGGAGACAGGGGAAAAG CTGGCTAAAGATCATGGCATCAGGTTCTTTGAGACCAGTGCAAAGTCCAGCATCAATGTGGAAGAG TCATTTCTGTCTTTGGCACTTGACATATTACACAAATCGGGCAAGAAATCA GGTCCCGCAGGTCGAGAGGTGAAAATCACCAGCAGTGCAGAGAAGAAATCATCCAAATGCGCTCTTCTTTAG